From Marmota flaviventris isolate mMarFla1 chromosome X, mMarFla1.hap1, whole genome shotgun sequence, the proteins below share one genomic window:
- the Zc3h12b gene encoding probable ribonuclease ZC3H12B, whose product MTATAAVETPKMEKSASKEEKQHPKQDSTEQGNNDSEEWMSSESDPEQLSLKSSNNSSCQPGDGQLKRKEMPSKPHRQLCRSPCLDRPSFSQSSILQDGKLDIEKEYQAKMDFALKLGYAEEQIQSVLNKLGPESLINDVLAELVRLGNKGDSEGQVNLSLLVPRGPGSREIASPELSLEDEIDNSDNLRPIVIDGSNVAMSHGNKEEFSCRGIQLAVDWFLDKGHKDITVFVPAWRKEQSRPDAPITDQDILRKLEKEKILVFTPSRRVQGRRVVCYDDRFIVKLAFDSDGIIVSNDNYRDLQVEKPEWKKFIEERLLMYSFVNDKFMPPDDPLGRHGPSLENFLRKRPVVPEHKKQPCPYGKKCTYGHKCKYYHPERANQPQRSVADELRISAKLSTVKTMSEGTLAKCGTGMSSAKGEITSEVKRVAPKRQSDPSIRSVAVEPEEWLSIARKPEASSVPSLVTALSVPTIPPPKSHAVGALNTRSASSPVPGSSHFPHQKASLEHMASMQYPPILVTNSHGTPINYAEQYPKFESMGDHGYYSMLGDFSKLNVNSMHNREYYMAEADRGVYARNPNLCPDSRMSHTRNDNYSSYNNLYLAVADAHPEGSLKLHRSASQNRLQPFSHGYHEALTRVQSYGPEDSKQAPHKQSVPHLALHAQLPATGARSSCPGDYPMPPNIHPGATSQSGRALVMTRMDSISDSRLYESNPMRQRRPPLCREQHASWDPLPCATDSYGYHSYPLSNSLMQPCYEPVMVRSVPEKMEQLWRNPWVGMCNDSREHMIPEHQFQTYKNLCNIFPSNIVLAVMEKNPHTADAQQLAALIVAKLRAAR is encoded by the exons ATGACGGCCACAGCTGCAGTGGAGACACCAAAAATGGAGAAGAGTGCCTCCAAGGAAGAGAAGCAGCATCCAAAGCAGGACAGTACCGAGCAGGGAAATAATGATTCTGAAGAGTGGATGAGCTCTGAGAGTGACCCTGAACAGTTGAGCCTTAAGAGCAGCAACAACAGCAGCTGCCAACCTGGAGATGGTCAGCTGAAGAGAAAGGAGATGCCCTCCAAGCCACACCGCCAGCTCTGTCGATCACCCTGCCTGGATCGTCCAAGTTTCTCCCAGAGCAGCATTTTACAGGATGGTAAACTCGACATAGAGAAGGAATATCAAGCCAAGATGGACTTTGCTCTAAAGCTGGGCTATGCTGAGGAACAGATTCAATCAGTGCTGAATAAACTGGGTCCAGAATCACTTATAAATGATGTATTGGCAGAGCTTGTCAGACTTGGGAACAAAGGTGACTCAGAAGGGCAGGTCAACTTGAGTCTATTAGTGCCCCGTGGGCCTGGCTCCAGAGAGATTGCAAGCCCTGAATTGTCTCTTGAAGATGAAATAGACAATAGTGACAATTTGAGGCCAATTGTCATTGATGGAAGTAATGTGGCTATGAG TCATGGGAATAAAGAAGAGTTCTCCTGTAGAGGAATACAACTTGCTGTGGATTGGTTTCTAGATAAAGGCCACAAGGATATCACTGTATTTGTGCCTGCTTGGAGAAAGGAGCAATCCCGCCCTGATGCACCAATTACAG ATCAAGATATTCTACGTAAACTGGAGAAGGAAAAGATTCTTGTCTTCACACCATCCCGAAGGGTCCAGGGCAGAAGGGTTGTCTGCTATGATGACCGGTTCATAGTCAAATTGGCTTTTGATTCTGACGGCATCATTGTATCCAATGATAACTACAGAGACCTTCAAGTTGAAAAGCCAGAATGGAAGAAGTTTATAGAGGAGCGGTTGCTGATGTATTCTTTTGTGAATGACAA ATTTATGCCTCCAGATGACCCTTTAGGACGTCATGGACCAAGCCTTGAAAATTTCTTAAGAAAGAGACCTGTCGTTCCTGAGCATAAGAAGCAACCATGTCCTTATG GCAAAAAATGCACCTACGGCCACAAGTGCAAATACTACCATCCGGAGCGGGCCAACCAACCCCAGCGTTCAGTGGCTGATGAGCTCCGCATCAGTGCCAAACTATCCACAGTGAAAACCATGAGCGAAGGCACCCTAGCCAAGTGTGGTACAGGGATGTCTAGCGCCAAAGGTGAGATAACCTCAGAGGTCAAACGTGTGGCCCCCAAGCGCCAATCAGATCCCAGCATCCGGTCTGTGGCTGTGGAGCCTGAGGAATGGCTGTCCATTGCCCGTAAGCCTGAGGCCAGCTCTGTCCCCTCACTTGTGACCGCCCTAAGTGTTCCCACAATCCCACCCCCCAAAAGCCATGCAGTGGGTGCACTCAACACCCGTTCGGCCAGCAGCCCAGTGCCAGGATCCTCTCATTTCCCCCACCAGAAGGCCTCATTGGAGCACATGGCCAGCATGCAGTACCCCCCTATCCTGGTTACCAACAGCCATGGGACCCCTATTAACTATGCTGAGCAATACCCAAAGTTTGAGTCCATGGGGGACCATGGCTACTATTCGATGTTAGGCGACTTCTCCAAACTGAACGTCAACAGCATGCACAATCGAGAGTACTACATGGCTGAAGCAGACCGGGGGGTGTATGCTCGGAATCCCAATCTCTGTCCTGACAGCCGCATGAGCCATACCAGGAACGACAACTATTCTTCTTACAACAACCTGTACTTGGCTGTAGCTGATGCCCATCCTGAAGGCAGTTTGAAGCTGCACCGCTCAGCATCTCAGAACCGTCTTCAGCCTTTTTCTCATGGTTACCATGAAGCCTTAACGAGAGTGCAGAGCTATGGCCCAGAGGATTCCAAGCAAGCCCCCCACAAGCAATCAGTTCCCCACTTAGCTCTGCATGCCCAGCTCCCAGCAACTGGAGCACGATCCAGCTGTCCTGGAGACTACCCCATGCCTCCCAATATCCATCCTGGGGCAACTTCACAGTCAGGCCGTGCCCTGGTGATGACACGGATGGACAGTATTTCTGATTCTCGCCTCTATGAGAGCAACCCCATGAGGCAAAGACGACCTCCTCTGTGCCGTGAACAGCATGCCAGCTGGGACCCGCTGCCCTGTGCAACTGACTCCTATGGCTACCACTCCTATCCCTTAAGTAATAGCCTCATGCAACCATGTTATGAGCCAGTCATGGTACGGAGCGTGCCTGAAAAGATGGAGCAGCTTTGGAGGAATCCTTGGGTTGGAATGTGCAATGATTCCAGGGAGCATATGATCCCAGAGCACCAATTTCAGACCTACAAAAACCTCTGCAATATTTTCCCTTCTAACATCGTTCTTGCAGTGATGGAGAAGAATCCCCATACAGCAGATGCCCAGCAACTGGCAGCCTTGATTGTTGCCAAGCTTAGGGCTGCACGTTGA